The genomic region CAGCAGGCATGCTCGCGATCGCCATGGCGGCGGTGCTGGCCATCAGCTGCAGCGCCGGGCCGCCGGCCGCGCCATCGGCCGATGACGCCCCGGCCACGGCAGGCGAGCCCCGGTCGGCCCCAGCCGATGAAGATCCGCTCGACCTGCCGCCTGTCGACGCGGTGTACGACCTCATCTCGCTCGCCCCCGAGGACAGTCCGCGCCCGGCACGCACCCCGGACGTGGTCTACGTGCCAACCCCGCAGGAGGTGGTGGACGCGATGCTGGAGATCGCCGATGTCGGCCCCGGCGACGTGGTCTACGACCTCGGTTCCGGCGATGGCCGCATTCCGATCACCGCCGCCCAGCGCTGGGGCACGCGCGGGGTCGGCATCGAACTGCACCCGCTACTCGTGCGCGAGGCCAACCTCGCCGCCCACCGCGAAGGCGTGGACGACAAGGTGACCTTCATCGAGGGCGACATGTTCGAGCTCGACCTGACCAGCGCGACCGTGGTCACCCTGTACCTGCTGCCCGACCTCAACCTGCGCCTGCGGCCGAAGCTGCTGCGGCTCGCCCCCGGCACCCGCATCGTCACCCACAACTACCACATGGGCGACTGGGTACCGCAGCGGCAGCGGATCATCGGCGACTCGGTGGTCTACTACTGGACCGTGCCGGAGGAGATTCCGGCGCACTTGCGCTGACGGCGCCGGATCAACGGATACGATCGGTATCAGCCCAGCGCTTCGAGCGCGGCCAGCACCTCGCGCTTGCCCTTGCCGCGCAGCGCGGCAATACGCTCCAGCTGCTCGGCCGGAGGACGGGTGATGCCCTTCTCCCAGTTGTAGACCGTTGGGCCGCTGACACCGAGCAGGCGCCCGAAATCCGCCGCCGCCAGTCCCAGCCGGTCGCGCAACTTGCGCAGGCCCGCGGGCGAGAAACGGCGCGGCTTGGACGAGCCCTTGGATGCGGCAACAGGCGGCGCGGCCGACATCGCAAAGCGGGAAGCTTTGCCCAAGGTCGTCAATTCCCTGCGCAGTTCGGCATTCTCACGCTTGAGCGCTGCGACATCGCGGCGCAGGCTCGCGACGTGCTTGCGCATCGGATCGATGGTCTTGCGCAGTTCCTTGCGCGCCAGACGTGCCACTTCCTCCTTGAGGGCACCGGCGAAATTGGACATGTGAAAGCCTCGCGCTATGGAAAGGGTGAGTGTCAGGATAGGCCGATTGTGCGGGAAATAGAAACGCAGGAATCCATCGCCGCCAGCTTATGGGCAATATTAGAAACGGCGCCGGGACCGGACACAGCTATCAAGGATCCGTTCAGGGCACCTCGCCGATCAGGCTCTGGCCCGCGCCGTTGCTGGCTCCGATCGGGCCGATGCGCGACAGATCGACGCCTTCGATACACGCCACATTGAAACCGTACTCCGTAGGAACACTGCGGCGCTGGTGGTGCGTGTAAATGCCGCAGATGCTGCAGAAATAATGCCTGGCCTGCATGGTGTTCCACTGGTAGAGCGAGAGCTTGTCCGCGCCCCGCACCACCCGAAGCCTGTCCAGCGGCACGGCGGCCATGATCGCGCCCTTGCGGCTGCAGATGGAGCAATTGCAGCGCCGCACGTTTTCGAAACCGTGCTCAAGATCGACTTCGAACTCCACTGCCTTGCAGTGGCAGGTACCTCGCTTTGTTTCCATCAGATCCTCTTTTTCATTTCAGCATGACCCCGCCTGACGGGTATGCCGCCCATGCCCGTGCGGCCAGAACGCCGGCAAAAAGTCGCCATCGCTCACCCCGCGCGACGAGGACGACGACGACCAGGACTATGGCATGGGCAGCTTATTTCAGAAAATGAGATCTTCGACAGGAAACTTCCGGAACAGCAGCACATCCATACTGGGCTGCCGTGGCTGTGCGCCCGCTCAGGCGGACAGAATACGCAGCAGCAGCCAGGCCGGCACGCCCACGTAGAAGACCAACCGCCCCAGCCATTCCAGCGCACGCCGGGCATCGCTCGCAGCAGCCGGGCGCAGCAGCAAGACGAACCCGGTGACAGCTTCGATGACGATGCGCAGCGCAGCGGCAAACAACATCAGGCCGATCGACCACGCCGTCCACCAGATCAGCAACCCGAGCAGCCAGGCCTTGGGGCCGTAGATGTAGTACTCGCCAAAGGTGCCGCCAAAGGCGATGTGTTGATGCAGACGGAAGGCGACCAGCGCGGGCAGCAGCGGGAACAGCGCGAACTTCACCAGCGCATGCTCGAACCACCGGCGGCGGATCGACGCGCGCACCTGTGCAAGCGCGGCCATGCGATCGGATGCGCCGCCGGCCATGCGCGCCGGCGATCCGGCCGCAGCCAACGCACGTTGCAGCGCACGGGGGTCGGGCAGGATGATACCCAGCGGCCAGCGCCTGCCCGAAGCCAGCTGCAGGTCGACGCCACTGTCCGGCAGGGGCACCCGCCATGCACGCAGGCCTGTGATCTGACCCACCGGAATTTCGACCCGCTGGGCACGCTGGTCGAGCACCAGCATCCCGGCCTCGATGCGCGCGGTGGCGGCAAACGCACGCCGGATCGCCCATGCGGCCAGCATCGGCGCCACCACCATCGCGGCGAACAACCAGATCTGCGACAGCGACTGGACCTGGGCGCCGTGACGCAGCAGCATGCCCAGTGCCAATGCGAGCAGACCGACGCCCGCGCATAGCCGCAGCAGCGCGGCAACGGCGCGCCACGCGGCCGGAAGGACGGCCACCTCCGCCGAAAAATGAGCATCGCCCCCCTGTGTGACCGTATCCATCCCGGCCCGGCGGCCGCTCACCGCGCGCCAGCCGGCAAACACGGCCAGTACAAGCAGGAACAGCAACCCGGTCCGGCCCACCCAGTCGCCCCAGCGCACCATCAGCGTGACCGGCGGATCCTGCGCGGCGAGAGTACCCGTGAGCACCGCCGGGTCGCCCATGGTCGTACTCACCCGCACTTCGCCGGTATCGTCGATGATCGCACTGAGGCCGTTGGTGGTGACCCGCAGCTGCGGCAGGCGCGTTTCGATGCTGCGGAACGCCGCGACCGTCAGGTGCAGACGGGCACCGTTCGGATACCGGGTAAACCAGGAATCGTTGGACAGGCCGATGATCGCCTGCGCGCCCAGCCGCGCGCCGTCGATCGCCAGGCCGGTGCGCACATCGTCCAGGCAGATCAGCGGGACCACATTGACCTCGCGCCCGTCTGTCGTGCGCAGTGGCAGCACGCGGGCGCCGTCGCCCGGCTGCCAACCGCCGGTCCAGGGCAGCAGGCGCCGCAACAGCGGGCCGTCCAGCCAGCCCGGCACATGCTCGGTCAGCGGGAACGGGTGGGCCTTGCGGTAGTGGCCGAGCAGGCCCCTGCCCGGCTCGACGAAGGCCGCCGCGTTGTATTCGCCGGCATCGTCGATGTCGTAGGTGCCGAACACCAGCGGCACGCCGACGGAATCGACGAAGTCGAGGATCTCGCGGTCCAGTGCCGCACCGTCCTCGCTCTTGGGATGTCCGAAGGTCGTCGGGTAAACCGTCTCCGACCACAGCAGCACGTCCGCATCGTGGTCGCGGATGGCTGAATTCGACAGCGCGTAATGCGTGTCCAGCACATGCCGGACCACGCCATAGGCGCCGATTTCCTCACGCAGGCGCTCGTAGTCGGTGATGCTCGCCTGCACCATTGCGACCCGCAGCGATGGCACGTCCGCGGCAGGCGGCGACTGCAATGCGGACAACCGCGCACCGCCATAGCCTGCCATCGCGACGACAATAGCCGCCGCCAGCGCCGCGGGCCGAAGCATGGCGCGCGCGCCGCCCTCGCGCCAACGCACCGCGATCAGGGCCAGGGCTTCGTTGACAAGGATCAGCAGGAAGGTGATGCCCGCCGCACCACCCAGGTCGGCAACCTGGCGCAGGTACGCCGAGGGAAACAATCCATGGCCGAGGGTGTCGCCAAGCAGCTTGGGCACCAGCCACTCGCAACCCACCCAGGCCGAGGCGCCGGCCAGTGCGCGCAACAACGGCCCATGGCGACGACCGACCAGGTGACGCACCAACGCGAATGCCAGCACCTGGCACTGCAGCAGCGGCGCCAGCACCAGCAGGACCAGGGTCGCCGGCAACGCGCCAACGCCGGTGTAGGCACCGATGGCGGCGCCGAACCAGATGAACACCGCCGCCATGAAAGCGACACTCATCAACAGCCCGCTCAGCAGCGCGCCGGCCTGTGTCCGTTCGCGATTGAGTGCGAGCAGCCACGGCAACAGCACGACGAACCCGAGCAGCCAGGCATGACCGCCGCGCGCGTAGAGGCCGAGCAAGGCGGCGCTGGCGACAATGCCGGCCAGCCTGCTCCAGCGAGGCCCCACAAATCGCTGCGAGCCCGGCTCGGTAATCGATTTTCTGATCAATCAGGAACCTTCGAAGAAGGAATGCGGACCCGCCGCAGCGGCAGGCCGGGCGGCGCCAGCTCGGGCGGCACGACGCGGTTCTCCGGCACCTGGATCGGGCGGCCCTGGTCGTCATGGAAGGTGTAGTCCGGCGAGAACATCAGGATCGCCTCGATCGGCTCGCCTTCGTCGGTCACCTGGTGGTGGCGGACATAGCCTTCCGGCAGCTCGTAGTCCTCGGGCACCGCCAGCCCTTCCAGCGGTGGGCTGGTACCCGGCGGATTGAATGCGGCGATGCCGCTGCGGATCCCGACGTGGTGCAGCGCGTCGATCACCTCGGCGACCGTCGGTTCCGGATCGCCGGGCCGTATCCAGGCGGCGATGTCATCGCGGTCCCTGCTGGGCAGGTCGACCGGGTCCTCCAGCGGTGCCGGCATCCGGCGCGCGGTCGGCATGGCGTCCGTGCTCCCTGCGGGCTGCCCTGCATCACGGGCTTCGCGCACCGGCGTCTCCGCTCCGGTGCCGGCGACCGCGCGCGGCGTCTTCGGCAACTGCAGCAGGCAGGCAATTCCGGCCCCGACCAGCACCACGGCCAGCAGCTTGTAAAACAATGCCGCACGACGCGCAGGTCGCGCCTTGGCGACCACCCGCACACCATCGCCGCCCTGGCCGGGCGGCGTGGTGTGCGAGTTGCCGGACGTGCTCATGGACCTGTCTCAACCGATGCCGGTCAGTTCGGTCCGGCCGGGTTGTAGACCGACAGCGCCCAGCCCATCCGCTCGTGCCCGTAACGGTTCCAGATGGGGCTGCGGCCGTCGGGGAAGCTGGTGTAGCGCGGCGTCACCGAACCCGAGCTGCCGCCCCAGATGCCGGCCCAGACGGTGGTGCCGGTGTAGGTCGGGTGAACGTCGTCGGACTGGATGTAGTCGTAGCTGCTGGAGCTGCTGACCAGCTTGAAGTTGGCGTCGCGCAGGGTCGAGCGCAAGGTCACCGAGATGCGGTTGACGTAGTTGCTCTCGCTCTCGCCGGGGATGTAACGGATCGCCTCGGAATCGACGATGCCGTCACCGTTGCGGTCGTAGTCCGCGGCCATGTACTGGGCGAAGCTGTCGGCGCACTTGAAGCCCTTCTGCCGGGCGTACTCGCACATCCAGTAGTTCATCCGCGCCATGGCCGGAAGGAAGACGCTGCGCATGTTCACCGTCGCGCCGGTATTGGCATCCTTGCACGAGCTCTGCACGTTGTCTGCGTCGTAGCCGGGGTAGTACAGGTTGGAGATCACCTTCAGCTTCGCGTTCGGATGCGCATTGGCGTTGATGTAGTCCATCGCCCGGGCCACGTAGGTGCGGCAGGAGGAGATCGCCGACTCGATCCCGCTGTAGTTGCAGGTGCCGGTCTGCGACTTGAAGCTGGAACGCGCCTGCAGGCCATCGTTGCCGCACATCTCGAAGGTCACCATGCGGGTCGAACTGTGCTGCATGTAGGAGCGCTCGCCCACGATCTTGTTCTCGTAGACGTCCTTGGCCACCGCGCCCGACTTGGCCCGGCGCACGCTTTCGATGTCGGCGTTCCACTTCGCCGAAATGTACTCGGCATCCACCGTTGGCGCCGCATACAGCGCGGCCTTGCTGATGGAACCGTTGTAGCCGGCGTAGATCGAGTCGCCGTAGGCCACCACGCGATATTTGGTGCTGGTTCCCGACCGGTCGATGGTCCAGGAAACATTCTGGTTCAGGGTGCTGCCCATGGCCTGTCCGCCGATCGCGAGCAACACGAGCGCGGGCAGCCACCGTCCAACGGTACCGCCGAGTCGAATATCCATATGCCTTGCCCCTTTTGAAATGGTGTGCACCACGGGCACCGGCCGGCGCCCGCATCGATGACAAAACCCATCTGCGGCCGGGGCATCGAACTTCTGCGACTCCCCCTCCCCTGCACCGCGGACCCGACGCTAGCGTATGGTTTTCGGGGGAGTCAATGTGCACTGCGGCAAAAACCGGCCAGGAAAAAGTCGTATCGGCCCGTAACGGGGCTTTCGTCGCCGAGGCGGACAGTGTCCGTTTCCCTGCTGCACACTCGTTGTTGCTCACAGGGAAGCCAAGGGATCACCCATGACCAGAGCTGTCGATGCGCTTGCGCGAACCGGTGACCGGACCCGGCGCGGGCTGCCCCTGGATAGCCTGGCGCTGGCACTGGTGATTGCGGTTGCGACGCTATGGCCGTTGGTGTTGTGGGCGTTCTGGCCGCGGTATCTGTCCCGGCTCACCGAGGCGGACGGCTACACGCATGCGCACGCTATGCTGGGAATGGCATGGCTTCTGCTCCTAGCCGCGCAACCCCTGCTGATGCGGGCACGCCGGTTTGCCGCACATCGCAGGCTGGGCCGCATGGGCATGGCATTGGGCGCTGCCTTCGTCGTCTCCGGCGTGCTCTCGGCGCATCGCCTGATCACGCGAATGGACGAGGCGCAGTTCGCGCGCGATGGCTTCTTTCTTTACATGATTCTGGCAACGACGACGATCTTCGCGGCAGCGCTGCTGCTGGGCGTCATCTGGCGAAAATCGCCGGCCGTGCACGGCCGGTTCATGGCGTGCACGCTGCTGCCGTTGCTCGATCCGGTGCTCGCGCGCATCCTCGGATTCCATTTCCCGCCATTGCCCGCCGAGTTCATGTACCAGTTGCCGGCAGTGCTGGTAACCGCCGTGTTGCTGGCGTTGCTGACGGTCACGTTGCCACGCGGCACGCCCGGACGCCGCCCGTTCGTCTGGTTCGCAGTGGGCTCGATGGTTTTGCTGTTGCTGCACTTCGCCAGCCAATACAGCCGCACATGGCTGACGTTCGTCGAATGGTTCCGGTCGTTGCCGATCACCTGAAATCGAAGCAGATCAGTTTCTGCAGCCCGGGCAGGGCCGGAGCCGGAATGTGTGCGGTGGCGCTGATGGCGACCAGGGCAAGCAGGACCATGCGGAACATGTGTCGCGCCTCGAAGCTGCACAGCTTCGGAATCGACCCAGACCGTGCCTGGAAGTCGACTCAGAGCCTGTTTACCCGGTCGCAGCAACTTGGGTCAGTTGGCGTCGACAACCAGATTGGTCGTCCGGACATCTGTCACGCCTTTGATATCGCGCGCGATACGCGTCGCCTGCTCGATCTGCGCTTGCTGATCGACCTGACCCGACAGCGTCACCACGCCATTGACGGTCTCGACGTCGATGTCCAGACCGGCCACATCGGAGTCGGCCAGCAGCGAAGACTTCACCTTGGTGGTGATCCAGGTGTCGTCGATCGGCTGGTCAGAGCGAGGACCATCGCCCATCACGTCGTCCCGGTCGGCATCGGCCGAGTACCTGTCGCCGTCACGCGTCATCGGGTCCGCCGGAGTGGTCGGTACAACTTCCTCGTCGGCCGGTTGCATCGTGGTGCGGTCATCGACGTTGCGGTCATCGACGCGGTTGTCGCAACCCACGGCGAAGGCCAGTGCCGAGGACAGGGCGATCGCGAGGGGAATACGGGTGCCGTAGGAACTGATCATCGTCTGTGCTCCAAGCTCGGGGGGAGGGGTGGTAGGCGCAGTGTGGTGCGAGCTTCGTTCACAAGACGTGACTGGATCATGCCCATTCGTGAAATGAATGCAGGTTTCGCTTCACCAACAACAATGGCGGCTGACTGCGTTTCCCGGATGCACATCGGCACGTCCGGACGCCGTCCGTTCGTCCGGTTCGCGGTGGGCTCGGTGATTCTGCTGTGGCTGCACTTCGCCAGTGAGCACAACCATTCCTGGCTGGCGTTCGTCGCGTGGTTCCGGTCGTTGCCGATCACATGAAATCAAAGCAGTTCAGAACACCGAAGGAATCTGCTACTCCCCGCATCGGGTCGCGGACGTCAGGCGAGATCAAGTCCGGCGTGCGTACCTTGCGGCGGTCAGCATGTGGAACCGGACCAGATCAGTAGCTGGCGTCGTCCTAGTCCAGCGCGCTGCGCTTGCCCGAACTACGCTGACTACGCGTCATCCTCCGTTTGCAGGTGCACGCGCCCATCGCCGTTTTCGTCCACGTCCAGCACCACCGTGATCGGCCGGCAGCAGACCTGGCAGTCCTCGATGTAGCGCTGCGGGCCCGCGCTCGCATCCAGCACCAGGCTGATGAGCTCGCCGCAATACGGACATTCAATCTCCTGGGTATCGAGCACGGTGGCCTCCGGGATACTGAGCGGGCTTGCGAAGAGTCGACCATGACCTGCAGAAGAGGAACAGGTGGAACTAGAGTAGATCAATTCCCTCCGTCCCCTCTTGGTCTTCCTTCGGTCTTCCGTTTTGCCTGAGCAGTGCCTCGATTTCCTCGCGCTCATCCAACGAGCGCTGGAAGAAGGCGGGATAGACCGGTTGGCTGTCTTCTTTCAGAAGAAAAATCGCGCGGTGCCCCGTCACCTGCTCCCGAATGGTGCCCAACTGGTAATGCCACATCTTCCACAGCGGAACCATCAATGTCGGCGGCACCGACCCAGCACGGTCGAACAGGACCTCATCGACCTTGAGGTGCAGGCGCATCTGGTTG from Lysobacter alkalisoli harbors:
- a CDS encoding GFA family protein, with the protein product METKRGTCHCKAVEFEVDLEHGFENVRRCNCSICSRKGAIMAAVPLDRLRVVRGADKLSLYQWNTMQARHYFCSICGIYTHHQRRSVPTEYGFNVACIEGVDLSRIGPIGASNGAGQSLIGEVP
- a CDS encoding helix-turn-helix transcriptional regulator — its product is MSNFAGALKEEVARLARKELRKTIDPMRKHVASLRRDVAALKRENAELRRELTTLGKASRFAMSAAPPVAASKGSSKPRRFSPAGLRKLRDRLGLAAADFGRLLGVSGPTVYNWEKGITRPPAEQLERIAALRGKGKREVLAALEALG
- a CDS encoding SAM-dependent methyltransferase, which translates into the protein MLAIAMAAVLAISCSAGPPAAPSADDAPATAGEPRSAPADEDPLDLPPVDAVYDLISLAPEDSPRPARTPDVVYVPTPQEVVDAMLEIADVGPGDVVYDLGSGDGRIPITAAQRWGTRGVGIELHPLLVREANLAAHREGVDDKVTFIEGDMFELDLTSATVVTLYLLPDLNLRLRPKLLRLAPGTRIVTHNYHMGDWVPQRQRIIGDSVVYYWTVPEEIPAHLR
- a CDS encoding CPXCG motif-containing cysteine-rich protein gives rise to the protein MLDTQEIECPYCGELISLVLDASAGPQRYIEDCQVCCRPITVVLDVDENGDGRVHLQTEDDA
- a CDS encoding SGNH/GDSL hydrolase family protein, which gives rise to MDIRLGGTVGRWLPALVLLAIGGQAMGSTLNQNVSWTIDRSGTSTKYRVVAYGDSIYAGYNGSISKAALYAAPTVDAEYISAKWNADIESVRRAKSGAVAKDVYENKIVGERSYMQHSSTRMVTFEMCGNDGLQARSSFKSQTGTCNYSGIESAISSCRTYVARAMDYINANAHPNAKLKVISNLYYPGYDADNVQSSCKDANTGATVNMRSVFLPAMARMNYWMCEYARQKGFKCADSFAQYMAADYDRNGDGIVDSEAIRYIPGESESNYVNRISVTLRSTLRDANFKLVSSSSSYDYIQSDDVHPTYTGTTVWAGIWGGSSGSVTPRYTSFPDGRSPIWNRYGHERMGWALSVYNPAGPN
- the lnt gene encoding apolipoprotein N-acyltransferase, whose product is MGPRWSRLAGIVASAALLGLYARGGHAWLLGFVVLLPWLLALNRERTQAGALLSGLLMSVAFMAAVFIWFGAAIGAYTGVGALPATLVLLVLAPLLQCQVLAFALVRHLVGRRHGPLLRALAGASAWVGCEWLVPKLLGDTLGHGLFPSAYLRQVADLGGAAGITFLLILVNEALALIAVRWREGGARAMLRPAALAAAIVVAMAGYGGARLSALQSPPAADVPSLRVAMVQASITDYERLREEIGAYGVVRHVLDTHYALSNSAIRDHDADVLLWSETVYPTTFGHPKSEDGAALDREILDFVDSVGVPLVFGTYDIDDAGEYNAAAFVEPGRGLLGHYRKAHPFPLTEHVPGWLDGPLLRRLLPWTGGWQPGDGARVLPLRTTDGREVNVVPLICLDDVRTGLAIDGARLGAQAIIGLSNDSWFTRYPNGARLHLTVAAFRSIETRLPQLRVTTNGLSAIIDDTGEVRVSTTMGDPAVLTGTLAAQDPPVTLMVRWGDWVGRTGLLFLLVLAVFAGWRAVSGRRAGMDTVTQGGDAHFSAEVAVLPAAWRAVAALLRLCAGVGLLALALGMLLRHGAQVQSLSQIWLFAAMVVAPMLAAWAIRRAFAATARIEAGMLVLDQRAQRVEIPVGQITGLRAWRVPLPDSGVDLQLASGRRWPLGIILPDPRALQRALAAAGSPARMAGGASDRMAALAQVRASIRRRWFEHALVKFALFPLLPALVAFRLHQHIAFGGTFGEYYIYGPKAWLLGLLIWWTAWSIGLMLFAAALRIVIEAVTGFVLLLRPAAASDARRALEWLGRLVFYVGVPAWLLLRILSA
- a CDS encoding BON domain-containing protein; the encoded protein is MISSYGTRIPLAIALSSALAFAVGCDNRVDDRNVDDRTTMQPADEEVVPTTPADPMTRDGDRYSADADRDDVMGDGPRSDQPIDDTWITTKVKSSLLADSDVAGLDIDVETVNGVVTLSGQVDQQAQIEQATRIARDIKGVTDVRTTNLVVDAN